taCTGTATGTgaaaacatacctggcaataaagctctgattctgattctgactaATATTTCTGTTACACGCTTGGGAtaatcggccaatcacaacgcactggatagctggccaatcagagcacacctcgcttttcagaacaatgagctttgtaaaaagcAACATGtttagaaaggcggggcatagaggagcaacaataatgtacagtatgtgcaaacgtacttgtacagtatgtgtgttttttaaccttaaaccaaacaaacactttgcattacatcaaatacgcaaaataattttctttttagcaacatcatatgacccctttaaaaattatatatttaaaaaaaattacattcataaactttttatataaatataataaaagtcgCTGCTTGATTTTCTAAATTTTAGCAGAGCCACATATATTGTCTCATGATACAAAATCacatgatgttttattatgattCAACAGAGTTGAAGTGGATGCAGCAGTATGCAGGTACAGTGTGCTGTCTTATCTAcactatattacatttaaatactcACAGCTTCATTACTGCACTACAACATAATTAAATGCTTAAGTCATCATCAAAAATGTTTGTATTGTAAAGCTGTGATTcacattttctgttgttgttggttattatctttattttatttttcagtggaTGTGACTCTAGATCCAGAAACTGCTCATCCTGAACTCATCCTGTCTGATGATGGAAAACAAGTGAGACATGGAGACATTTGGCAGAAACTCCCAAACAACTCAAAGAGATTTGATACTTATTTATTCGTCTTGGGAAAAAAGGGGTTCTCCTCAGGgagattttattttgaggtgCAGGTGGAAGGAAAGACTAGTTGGGATTTAGGAGTGGCCCAAGGATCCATTAACAGGAAAGGAGAGATCTTACCGAGTCCCAGTAATGGATGGTGGACTTTGATTCTGAGGAATGGGAATAAATATATTAACTGTGTTAATCCCCCTGTCAGTATCTCCGTGAGAGTGAAGCCTCAGAGGGTTGTTGTGTTTGTTGATTATGAGGAGGGTCTGGTCTCCTTTTATGATGTGGAGACCAGCTCTCACATATACTCTTACACTGATCAGCGTTTCTTTGGGGAACTCTATCCATATATTAGCCCATGCCTTAATGGTGGAGGTAAAAATTCAAGCCCATTGATCATCACACCTGTCAAttacaataaatgaaatatagCGAAGGTGCCAGGGTGGGATTTGCATGAGAAATTAGCATAGCACCTCCCCTGTCTATAtgtataaagcagtggttctcaaacatttTACAGTCACGTACCCCCCAGGCATTTAACTTCCTTTAACGTACCCCCTCTCTCACACTTAGTCTACAGtcagaaagtattttaaaaacgTGCATGTGtaacaaatatatactttgtaAAGTAACTCAGTTTTATCAAACACATAATTTGTATCCAACCTATcacatacttttaaataaattactcaCCGTTTAATGAGATGGGTGGGCTTGAAGTGACTTGCATAACTCTGTGATGTTTGGGTGTATTGGAGAGTCTCTTTGTCTTAAATAATTCTCAATCGTGGACAGTATGTCGATATTTGTTCTTCATGTTGATAATTGCCAAGAATTCACTTTCAAAGAGGTATATTGTCGTGAAGGGCACCAAAGTCTTTACAGCGTGATTTGCCAAGGCATTGTACTCTGCACGCAGGGCTATCCAGAAATCTGGCAGagatttttgtgtgaactctATTTTCGAGTGTTAGAGAATGAATGGGGAATCCAGTTGTTTGAATTGTCTGGTTCAGTAAAGTATCTGCGCAACTGAGAGGCCAGATCAGGAAGTTGCTTAATaaactaattaactaattaaataaCTTGCATCAGTAAAGTTAAACTGGGTTGTAACCAAAAAATGCAATGGCGAAAAGGCTTCAGTTTTTTCCTCGTTAATGCTGTTCCTTCATGTAAACAGTGACACAATTCAAAGGGATggtcaagaaaaaaataattaagttaatcGTTCAATTCAAACTGTTGTGTCAGCACCTTTACCCTGGACAGTCATTGAACATCAGTATGGAGTGATTGTGTGACGTAGTCACTGCCCATTTCATTGCACAATCTAGAAAACAAAGGATCTTGCTTTAACAAAATTCACAATTCACACAGCATCATCTAAAATTTCCTTTAGACGGCTAGGCATTTCCTTGGTGGCAAACACCTCTCTGTGAATGATGCAGTGTATATCCAAGCTACATAGGGTTCAACTGGTTAGAAGCATAATGCCACCCTCTATTCTTCCCTGTCATTGCTTTTGCTCCATCAGTACAGATGACCACACACTTTTTCCTTAGAAACTCATGTGACTTAACAAAGCTAAGACTTTGAAATTCTCCTTCTCAGTTGTCCTGCCATCCAGCGGTGTGCAAAAATGTACATCTTCATAAATATACCTCACATATACCAGTAGTTGAGCTAAACCAGTTACATCCATTGattcataattgttttttaaagcaCAGTATTCGCTGGCTTTTAtgagaagcgtttttttttttttaatcgtccTTTGCCATATCAGCGATGCCatatcacaacagacacagaagagaagacaatgctaaattaagtcgtcgtttttgctattgttggaccaaaatgtattttcaatgcttcaaaataacTGACACTCTGATGTCATATGGGCTACTTccatgatgtttttcttacctttctggacatggacagtagactgtacacacagtttcaatggagggactgagagctctcggactaaatctaaaatatcttaaactgtgatccaaagatgaacggaggtctcacgggtttggaacgacatgagggtgagtcattaatgacataattttgattattgtgtgaactaaccctttaataaagaAGCCTTTTATCAGTCTATTAGTGCGAGATGCTGATTCATTCAGCAATAAATTAAAGTGTCTGTTTCTAATAACTGGTCACTGAATTGTGTATAATAATGGGCCTTTCAAATACTGATATCAGGATTCTCTTCTGAGAACTCCTATTCTTAACCATCATGCCAcacaatgtaactgtaacaaattatgtaaatatttaacttcacataattctgtacatatttgtttacatgtttacatttaaataaaaacacttgacCCTCTACTTGCTTTCTCTATTCGTTTTCTAACTAGGcttgtttttcataaaaaaaaaaacacttgctttctatattctatatatttctattctatctacaagttttctttgtgtgtgtgtgtgtgtgtgtgtataagtcaacatttgaagtggatcaaatccTTTAATCAAAGTTGTCATAAAACCATTAACttatttgatccacttcaaatgttgactatatTACTATAGTctgcatttgaagtggatcaaaaaagggCTAACCATACTTGTCATAGCATTTGCATTTTATTGCTCTTTTATTCGTTTTGACTGCTTTTATTGTCCTCATTAGTAATAAAATcgtctgataaatgtaaatgtaaaaattaatgaTCTACTTAAATTTTCCACCATACCAAATGGTTAGCGttatttcaaaggacatttaaaccatctccGATTTTTCTTTCAGTGTTCTAGTATTCCATATGCGCTCTGCTTTAACGGTTTAAACATACGTATTTGACTGAAACTTGTCTTTTAATATCTGTTTGAATGAACTTtaactttgaaatgttttaactgttgccccgccttctacttctcaaaccCCGTTCTTTCTGTGGAAAACACGGAGGAACATTGCATGCTCGAGTCACCCATCGCGTGCTGTTAGGGGAGTTTACCACAGTTTGTTTTGCCGACTGAGAAACGTGATCGGTAAACAGTTTTGCCAGAATATACCGTGACCCCAATTCCGTGGCCAGGGATTCCAGATTAGCGTTCTGTTCCATATCAATTTCGCAAGAGGACAGCTGACAAAAAGACAATTCTGCCAGGATAGGTGGAGCCAGAAAcgctctttttttatgttttccgtCATAATGGAGGAGACGGTGATGTAGGCTTACCTGAGGCTTAGACGAAACCGTGGCCAGGTAAGTTACACTGGTTAACAGCATCCTTAATTGAATGCATTCATtcgttataaaaagaaaaaaaaagaaaattgagttACCGAGACAGCTACCGATCATTAATGTTTGGCAGTCCAAGTGACCCCCTTTGCCCTGTTAAAAGTTTCAAAAAGTGCATCACTGAATGTCCACCTCCTTCTGTCTTCATCCACTGAAAGCCCCACAGGAGCTTGACAGGCGAGATATCTGGTATGGGTGTGACCCTCGGAAAACATGCTTAACATGCTAAATGTTGGTTCTGTATAGTCTAAATCTTTTAAAGTTATTCAGTGATAATCATAGTTTACACATCTCTGAAAGCTTAACGCCTGATGTAAATGCAGCACTGTGACACCTTTCATTCAGCACCTTcagatataaatatttgtatgtatgttcAATATGTGAGTCTTTGTTTTAGGTAAAAGGTTTAGTTTTGGAGGATTTCAGGTGCTGTTCTGCTCAATGTGATTGTTGGAATAATGATAGCTGCATCATACCAACAGAAGTCTGTTTTCTCAAACTTTAGGcgtaaatataaagtataacgTTGTTTGTGTTTATAATATAAAGACAACAGTTGCCCAAATGAAAACGTATCCCATATAGTGTGACAGTGTGCTTCtgtctgtcttgttttccagagtaatgtgaaatatttcacaaaatatcaAATGAACAAACACTGTTTAATCATATAAAGGAAAATTTGTTAATTACAGTGCAGGTGCGAAAAAAGGTAAGTGAAATTGCAGttattgcttttaaaatattacagatgtgaaAGCAGGAGATTTAAACGAGCTCTGTTTAATTTCTCACAAttgaaacatgatttaaaaaaaatttcagtaaATTGATCTGTATAGAGatctgtgtttgtgcatgtgtgataGTTTATGTTGTGCCTTTCTGCCAGTTTAAAAGTTTTCCTACAACATAAAATGATCGTACTGTGTGCATGAAATGTATTTGgtaagtgtatgtgtgtaagCAAGTATTGAGCTGAATTGTGGTTTGTCGATGGGACCAGAAGAAAAACTAAGTTGAAAAATTAGGAAAAGGACCACTAATAATAATTTGGCTtctaaatcattttaaacagatGCACCTTTCTTAAATGTTTCATTAATGCTTTATATACTTTCCAAGCCATTATTCAATAGTTCAAGTGTAATATTTCCTATCCCCATTTCTATAAACTCTTCCATCAGAATTAACCTTTCATTTTAATAAGCAGCGCAATATATTAATACATGATCTACAGTTTCTATCAATCCACATAGACTGCAATTCCCAGACTGGTGTTTGTTCATTCTTTACAGGGAATAATTACTCTTCTACTGCCTCCACTTCCTCTTTCACCACCAGTTGTATCTTCTTTCTTCCTCATTCCATTGTATTTGCCTTTAATATTATAGCCTTAACTTCTTTACAAAGTGGAAGACCGTGTTCAGTTCTATAGAAGATAATTTCTGTGCCTCCTTTGCTAGATGATCCACTTCCTTTTTCCCacattttcccattttccaaGGCATTTTATTTTGGCCTGTCATCTTTGCATTCTGCTGGGTGTTAACATAGTGCCTCCGGGCCTCATGTGACTGTGAACATCATGCACACCACAACATTTGCTATTTCTACTGGTTTAAGCAGTTCTGTAACTGAAAGCTATAGTAGATGTGTATGgaatgtattttgtgtgtgtatgcaagtATTTAGAGGCAAAACACTTGCATGTTAACACCATTGTGTGAGTTTCTGATTATAATACGTTTTCTCTTCAcatttttcttttagcatccattTTTCTCAGacatgaaattaatttttttgacacTGCTGGTTATTATTGGAATTACGGATTCAAGATCAGgtaatgatttataatttttaaagagATGAAGCATGACTTTATTTGTTAAGTGGTAGGAAGACATAATCACACAAGGAATAATGTACATGGTGGTCATCTTCTGGCTAAAGGTGTTAATTCTGTACATTTTCCCTGCAGCCCCTAAAGTCAAACATGATCAAGGGGGaaatataaataatcaatcataactagttatgagtaattataaatatttagatccgctGTAAGTATTTACTTGAGCTCTCAGTGTCAATtgtctgtcaattctaagaaAGTTAATTTCCTGGTaaaggaaaataactttcttactgtacaatactactcAGAACATGTAGCAAATATCTGGATGATTAGAGGCTTtagttatgagcaaacaatgaacaacctcaagtgtgatacaaataagactttattaactacataaaaacttaaactagtctaacatacacatacacacacacgcatacaatGGGCATATgaaaaagggttaaagcttaagcagtaaagatatgaaaaataaaacatgaagctATCAcacaatttgatattcagcagatctacaggCTGAAGGAAACATCAGCTTCTAAGTTCAAACACACTTTTGTAAAAGGTGCATATGATGActaatgtatcaattaataagactaagtttgatacttGCGCATCTCACTTGTTTGataaagagtcctgatgcactttggggctccagttggtctctgctgaagtCAGTTGATGAGAAAGACCAGTTTGAATCAGAAGATCTTTATGAATGAATAGTCGAGGCCGAAGCCTGGCACAAGCTTttagctcagcatcttctcctggaattcctgaatctaaaagaaccgctctgatctggtgatcagtgatctatatagacgttagatattatttgttatcaaatagttgtgtgtctgattggtccaaattaTGTTGTTACAATGATATGTTATGATCAGTGAGATGTGAAAGATCAAATTGTGGCGTTTCAGTTCAACATTAAACCTGGTTCGACACATCTAAGTTTACTGCTCTTATGATTTCTTTGTATTTTCGGAGGTTGCCACTCAGTGATTTATGAACATTATACAAACTATCTTCTTTGCTAAAAGGAATTGAAGGTTTGGagagtaaataaatgatgacacatCAGTTCACAATGTAGTGAAGACTCAAAACCTGTTAAGACCTATCCTCGTTCTCTTTTACAGAGCAGTATGTAGTCGTGGGACCTGCAGATCCAGTAATTGCTTTAGCTGGTGAAGATGTGATTCTGCCCTGTTCAGTTAAACCCAGCATCAGTGTTGTGGACATGAGAGTGGAGTGGTCTAGATCTGATCGGAACGACTCAGAACTAGTGCATCTCTATGAGGATCATGACGACAGAAACACAAATCAGAGTCAGTCCTACAGAGGGAGAACAAAACTGAATCATGAAGAATTACAGAGAGGAGATGCATCACTAAAACTCTCATCTGTCCAAGTCTCTGATGAAGGACGTTACAAGTGTTTAATTCAGTCCGAATCATGGTCTGATAATGCTACTGTTGATGTCAGTGTTGAAGGTGGGTAAACCAATGAAAACTATGATTTAATGAGTTAAGTCATGATTCATTTTGTGTACATGttgctgttttatgtttatatCACAATGAATGTTCTTCATCTTGGTCTCTGTAGCTGTAGGACGTCCTCCTGTGATCATTGTAGATGGATTTGATCAATCAGGAGGGCTTCTTCTACAATGTGCATCTGAAGGTTGGTATCCTGTACCTGTTCTTGAGTGGCTGAACAGTGAAGGAGTCCGTTTGAGTTCAGAAACTGAAGAGACACACAGAAATGAAGATGGATTCGGTGTGAAACACACTGTCACTGTATATGAGAGAGACAGCAAGATTCACTGCAGAATCAAACTAAAGCATCATATGCTTGAGACACTGATTATCGCCACAAGTAAGTACTGGCACATTGTTCCTTTACTTGTTTGTCATGTTCTGGTAtttctgattcagttaaaaataaataaataatgcattatcagCTTAGGCCATTAAGTTAAAAGCACAGATGCATTAAGTCTACAATAGTTTTATATTAACAGTGTTTATGTACAATTCAAAATTGATCATCAtaagattaaaaataattttcgaaTGTTTGATTTACACAGTATGtttaattatggatttgttttgCAGGTAATATGTTTAATCTCTGGACGACATCAGTCATCCTGATTTCAGTAGCCGTTGTGCTCAGTGTGAATGCTGGAATACTGATAGCTGTGTTTACTAAGAATAACAGAAGTAAAttcttgttttcttgttattttatacattttattttaagtaaatagaaTGTGAATAGTTCTCATGAACAATCTTAACTCCACCACATCTCAAATTAATGTTTGGGTTTAATCTATAATGGCAGTTTTAAGCAATATAAAATGAGTTTATGTATGCTAGACACTTGTTGGCTGGTTCCCTTGGTTGAACAGATGTAGGCCTAaagtgtattccagaaagcaaggTTAGCTTTCCATGACATATACGTTGAGCTCTCAGGTGATTTCAGTATGAATAAAGACTGTGAAAGTGGATCCTCAGGATCCTTTTGGGCTTTGGGGTTTTAAGCTGGAACAATTATCACAGGGATAATTGGCTAGTTGCAGCCAAGTGTTCATAGCTATGTCTCTTTTTGATCCTTGGATGTTGgctctttctttcattttaaatcaGAAGTGTTGGATTGTTTGCTGACCAGTAGGAAACATGACCTGGGTTGACTATTTTCAGATATTTGGTGCATATGTTTGGCTGAGGAGTCACTGGTGGGAAGCTACCATCTCTAGGATTATAACTGAATGCCTCTAAATCAGAATTCCCCCCAAATGTAACGATACCCGGGACATTTCTTGGCCTGGGATAGTGAGGAGAGCCTCTCATGAACGGACCAAGATGCCCAAAACTTGTTTACTCGAGGTATGCTAGTCCCACGGTTAGCACATAAGACCAGGGTCACTCCTTACCAAATGGATGCCCAGAGCACAATTGTACTAAAACTGAGCTAAAACGTgcaaaatcaaaataaacacagatGAACCCTGAGATTATCCCTCCTTTAAAGAACACACTGGAGTTGAGGAAGGAAGGAGCCATGGTGAGGCTTGGCTGCAGGAATAAGGGTGACGATTGACTGAGACACAGCCAAAGGAAGTGGAGCCACGGTGATAAGCATCTGAAGAGAAACCAGGACGCTGGAGGGAATGAGGAGACCATCAGAGGTGAAGGGATGTGTAACAATATGAAAACGTTCGtagtcacgggaagaaggaggcagggaccagcaaacatttaaacaaaaactttaataataaaataaacacataaatgcacgacagcccctcacggacgacaaacaaaaccaaaacgcTCTCGTCATTCACTGTCGTAACTCCTCCCGTTATCCTGCGGAAGCTACttcgtgggactcgagaccggtgagtggcgcaggtgtcactcatttccaattactccaccggcctcactccattcccacatctctcggcccgCCCAACtcatcacatacccccatcgcccctagCAGGCTTGGGGGTACTCACGAAACTGTTCTCTACTTAAACCCCCCACCCATGGGAACCGATCACGGTGGCCATGGGCACCTGGGGGTATAAACAGCAGAAGaggtgagagaaaaggagatgagGAGAAATAGACgggagatgtgaaaaaaaaagaaaaacaatttttcCGGTTCCCAAACACACTGCCGCTCGgtcctccaccagctgggtgaactCTTCCACGGTGCCTGGTGGTGGCACTGGATAGCCCTTGGTGGACGGCAGGACACTCCTTgagcagccggcaggagtccccagTTCTCTGCTCCTTCCCATTATGGCGGACAGCAGCAGGCTCAGGCCTCCAGGCAAAGGGTGGCGACTCCTCCGCTCCTTCACGGACGGCAGCCGTCCCTCCACATCTCAGGCGGCTGGCAGCAAGTTCGTCAGTTCCCcgggcaactcactccagcccagcTGAACACCGAGTCGAACAGCACTTCAGAAACAGGAACAAAACAGCTTGGTAAAGTGCAACGAGAACTAACCATGAACTAAATAAGACAAAGATCTTAAATAGACTAAACCAATCAATGAAATGAATAGAAGGTGTGCGAGTAAATCAAACTATAAAAAAGCATGTAGTAACAGATGAAAACCAAAGTACTCCAGAGCCGATTATGTTAAGATTGCTATGGCTACTTGCATACCCTAAGTTTATCTGATTACTTAACCTTAATCATACCCGTGTATGTCACATAatctgctttctggaataccccccaggtGAATATAgcctaaattatttaatgttgttttctcaTGTTTCATTATGAAATTTGAGAATAGGAGAATAAAACATGAAGAAATTGTTCTTTAAtgagttattaatttattattaatttaaagtcAAGTTGCTTAACAGACTCTGTGTTTTACTTTTGTGTATCTTGGGCCCTGATCAGCATttaattgtatattgtatatttattattgtacatatgtactgtatatgtatttatatattcatatttttctgaATTGCTTTTAGAATTTGATCAACGTTTACAAAATCAGAAGATGATAATATTACAAGGTAAATTTGTTAATATGGctgcattaatatatttattttgaaaccacaaaccaaaactatttaaacataaataatatacaGGAAAATACACTTTCTTTAATGGCTACAAcagaattaaatgaattaatatgtTGTGTATTCATATGTCTATAAaatgtgttatattttattataagaaGATATTTAAACACTGTAAAGTCTTCTTAGATTTTGTTGGATCAAGTGGTGATAAAAAATTATTGATCTCATTATTAATCTTAAGATGAATTCTGTTGTGAAGCCTTTCTAACTTTGTACTTTGTTTTTAGAGATCACGCATTTAAGAACACACGCAGGTGAGTAAAAATTACTCgtttttaataacataattatttattttgataatttatatttTCCCAAATTCATTATTATGTCAATTCTTTCATGTGTTTGGGAGTTTTGTATAATGCACTGTATAAATGCAATCAAATGATTTAAATACTAAATCATCAAATGCCTTTTTAGTGCCATAAGagaaaactatatatttaaatgtataaatgtttaacAAAAGAAAAGCAAGACAAACAAATCAACAGGCGATCCAGCAATGAACAACAAAATCACACaaagcacataaaataaaatgtgatcagAACAATtagataattaaacattttttatttgtttatcttgttGTAAAATTACTATAATtccaatgaaaataaaatgtaacattccaTGTATTTTATTATACTCATCTGTAAAGCagatgtttctatttattttccaCAGTGAATGTGATTCTGGATGCTGATACGGCTCATCCACATCTCTTCGTGTCTCTTGATAGGAAACAAGTGAGTTATAGAGAGACACTACTGGAAATAGTGAATGGAAAAAGATTTAATGATTATCTTGGTGTTCTTGGGAAGGATGGATTTTCCTCGGGGTGTTTTTACTATGAGGTTCAGGTAAAGGGGCAAACTGAGTGGGATTTAGGAGTGGCCAGAGCATCTGTTAACAGGATTGGCTTGACCGTTGTGAGTCCTATGATTGGATATTGGACTGTGAGTCTGAGAGATGGAGAGTGCTGGGCTCGTAAGTCTCCACATGTCTCTCTTCCTCTGAGTGTGAATCCTCAGAGGGTCggtgtgtttgtggattatgaGAAGGGTCTTGTCTCTTTTTATGATGTGGAGGCTATGTCTTTTATGTATTCTTTCACTAATCAGTGTTTTGATGAGAAACTCTATCCATTTGTTAGTTTGGGGTATCTGAGGAATGAAAACTCTACACCACTGATTATCTGTGATGATTACTTCTGAGATCAAAGTTTGCATGTTGAAGTAAATGAAATCAAAGGAAATACAATAATTGAAAGAGTTAtagcaatacatattaaatattatttagacTACATGTTAAGAA
The nucleotide sequence above comes from Carassius gibelio isolate Cgi1373 ecotype wild population from Czech Republic chromosome B3, carGib1.2-hapl.c, whole genome shotgun sequence. Encoded proteins:
- the LOC127951821 gene encoding zinc-binding protein A33: MHTTNLMSSSSDLLTEELKCSICLEVFTDPVSTLCGHNFCKSCLDKCWDKSQTCSCPYCKETFNQRPDLRVNTTLREVAEHYKKKLKQTELKWMQQYAVDVTLDPETAHPELILSDDGKQVRHGDIWQKLPNNSKRFDTYLFVLGKKGFSSGRFYFEVQVEGKTSWDLGVAQGSINRKGEILPSPSNGWWTLILRNGNKYINCVNPPVSISVRVKPQRVVVFVDYEEGLVSFYDVETSSHIYSYTDQRFFGELYPYISPCLNGGGKNSSPLIITPVNYNK
- the LOC127952423 gene encoding butyrophilin subfamily 1 member A1 isoform X1 — its product is MKLIFLTLLVIIGITDSRSEQYVVVGPADPVIALAGEDVILPCSVKPSISVVDMRVEWSRSDRNDSELVHLYEDHDDRNTNQSQSYRGRTKLNHEELQRGDASLKLSSVQVSDEGRYKCLIQSESWSDNATVDVSVEAVGRPPVIIVDGFDQSGGLLLQCASEGWYPVPVLEWLNSEGVRLSSETEETHRNEDGFGVKHTVTVYERDSKIHCRIKLKHHMLETLIIATSNMFNLWTTSVILISVAVVLSVNAGILIAVFTKNNRKFDQRLQNQKMIILQEITHLRTHAVNVILDADTAHPHLFVSLDRKQVSYRETLLEIVNGKRFNDYLGVLGKDGFSSGCFYYEVQVKGQTEWDLGVARASVNRIGLTVVSPMIGYWTVSLRDGECWARKSPHVSLPLSVNPQRVGVFVDYEKGLVSFYDVEAMSFMYSFTNQCFDEKLYPFVSLGYLRNENSTPLIICDDYF